A section of the Oryzias melastigma strain HK-1 linkage group LG14, ASM292280v2, whole genome shotgun sequence genome encodes:
- the LOC112142649 gene encoding heart- and neural crest derivatives-expressed protein 1, producing MNLIGGYQHHHHLMHEPFPFVQRCHQDAPYFQSWVVNHGEVPPDFQIQTPYPAAELGAPGAPHDGRLEGLPAGMGKRRASGPKKERRRTESINTAFAELRECIPNVPADTKLSKIKTLRLATSYIAYLMDVLAKDSGETEGFKAEIKKFETRDLKRKRELPDGLQETIGAEKKAKGRTGWPQQVWALELNQ from the exons ATGAACCTGATCGGGGGCTACCAGCATCACCACCACCTGATGCACGAGCCCTTCCCGTTCGTGCAGCGGTGCCACCAGGACGCGCCGTACTTCCAGAGCTGGGTGGTGAACCACGGCGAGGTCCCGCcggacttccagatccagacgCCCTACCCGGCCGCGGAGCTGGGGGCGCCGGGGGCGCCGCACGACGGCCGGCTGGAGGGGCTCCCGGCGGGGATGGGGAAGCGGAGGGCGTCGGGGCCCAAGAAGGAGCGCCGGAGGACGGAGAGCATCAACACGGCCTTCGCGGAGCTGCGGGAGTGCATCCCCAACGTGCCCGCGGACACCAAACTGTCCAAAATCAAGACGCTGCGCCTCGCCACGAGCTACATCGCGTATCTGATGGACGTGCTGGCCAAAGACTCCGGGGAGACGGAGGGCTTCAAGGCCGAGATCAAGAAGTTTGAAACGCGGGACCTGAAGCGGAAACGGGAGCTG CCCGACGGCCTGCAGGAGACCATCGGAGCGGAGAAGAAGGCGAAGGGCCGGACCGGGTGGCCGCAGCAGGTCTGGGCTCTGGAGCTGAACcagtga
- the sap30l gene encoding histone deacetylase complex subunit SAP30L: MNGFSTEEDSHDGPPAPPFYGQSCCLIEDGERCGRSAGNASFSKRIQKSISQKKLKLDIDKSVRHLYICDFHKNFIQSVRNKRKRKTSDDGGESPDHDVEVPEVDLFQLQVNTLRRYKRHYKLQTRPGLNKAQLAETVSRHFRNIPVNEKETLTYFIYMVKSSKSRLDQKGEGGKPLD; this comes from the exons ATGAACGGCTTCAGCACGGAGGAGGACAGCCACGACGGACCACCTGCTCCGCCGTTCTACGGGCAGAGCTGCTGCCTGATCGAGGACGGGGAGCGCTGCGGCCGCTCGGCTGGAAACGCCTCCTTCAGCAAGAGGATCCAGAAGAGCATTTCTCAGAAGAAGCTCAAGCTGGACATCGACAAAAGC GTGAGACATCTCTACATTTGTGATTTCCACAAGAATTTCATCCAGAGCGTCCGCAAcaagagaaagagaaagacCAGTGACGACGGAGGCGAATCTCCAGATCACGACGTGGAGGTTCCTGAG GTGGATCTGTTCCAGCTGCAGGTAAACACGCTCCGGCGGTACAAGCGGCACTACAAGCTGCAGACCAGGCCGGGTCTGAACAAGGCCCAGCTGGCAGAG ACGGTGAGTCGTCACTTCAGGAATATTCCGGTGAACGAGAAGGAGACGCTGACCTACTTTATTTACATGGTGAAGAGCAGCAAGAGCCGCCTGGACCAGAAAGGAGAAGGAGGCAAACCGCTGGACTAA